In Gossypium arboreum isolate Shixiya-1 chromosome 3, ASM2569848v2, whole genome shotgun sequence, the sequence TTGAGTTGAGGCCATGTGAGCATCTTAGCTCAGccaagaaagatggttcgatggtgATTGAAGAAGGGTCTTATTTATTGAGCATTGAAGACAAAGAATCAGAGATTCAAGTTGTTAAATGATAGAAGCCATAGCTTAGGTTTATATAATTGGTAatagaatttgaaagaaaaataagTTATAGAAGTCCTCTAACGTAGAAATAACGAAGCAATTCACATAACAAATAGCAGACAACATCAcatttcatatgcaaataaatccaAACCCACACACTAGACATCCTCCTCATCCTCCCGATACATCTTCATCATCTCAGCACAGCCAGCTTCAGCCTTGTCAACCATGAAGCCCATGCTATTGGCATAACGGGTGGTGGATGAAATGCCATTAGAGTTGGTCAAGATAACACGGGCACGTTCACGACCGGGGGACATTGTGGCACATCCAAGCTGGGGGCTCTTCACAAGAACTGCATCACAGATCTGATCCAAGTGATCCTCGGATACACGAATCTGGTATTTTCCGGTTTTGTCCGTATATCCCTCCTTCTCGAAAACAACTCCGCCGGTCTTCCTGTCGGAGCATACCAGCTTAACCATGGCATCTACAAAGCACATGATATCAGTATACCAAGATTCAGAACCAAATACGACAAATTGTACCAATATTAAACATCACATAGATCAGACAAGGGGAACGAAAGATCCAGGCAACAAGCCATTAAACAATACACAACATCCTGTTCCATGTCCAAGAACCAACatttttgggttttataaatCTATGAGCAAAATTATCATCTTAAACCTTAAATTTTCCCCCTTTCTATTAAAATTTGCATCTTTGAACCGCCTACTGATCCAGTCCAACATGTCATGGTTGTTCCCATTATTTTATGTTTACACACCCTTTCATTCACTGTCACTCAATGTAACATCAAAACCTACAAACTACTTCACAGATCTACCACTTTAAAACCTAGAACACCAGATCTAACAATGTCACCAACATATACACAAAAGCCAACATAGCAAAACGTAGATTAAGATTAAAGTATGTTAGAAATGGAATTTACCAGCTAGCCTTCTAGTCTTAGGGGTTTCAAAACCAGCACGGCAAGTATCACAGTACACATAGCCTTCAACCACCAATTGGTTATTCAGAATGCGTGTAGCACTAACCAAAGCTGGAAGCACACATAGAGCAATGAACAACAGAACTTTGGCCATGTTTTTTGCTGcttcttttttttgtttgttcTTGAACAATGTAATGAAGAAATGGGAAGAAGGTTTAGAGATTAAATCCTTAGAAGCAAATCAAAGAAACAAAGGGTAAAGGCTAAAGAGACAGTGATGATGATAAAGTGGGGGTAAGATaaggaaattaaataaaagtgAAAATTGAATAAGAATAATAATGAAAACTGGCTTAGCCGCGTTGAGGAGTATATTCGTGTGTGGTGGATAAGCTGTATGAGCTGCTGGTTTGGGATGCCACGTCAAAACGGTAGTGTTGATTTGGTAATTTTGATGGAAAACAAGGGTGTTTTGGCAAATGGGAGTGATGAGTTTGATGACGTGGCGATTTATTAGTGGCAAGTTGAAGGGCAGAGTGGAGATATGGAGCGTAGAGGATAGAACACGGGTCCTAATTGATTGCAGCTGGCAGTTGTCGGTGGTCACATGGGGGGCTGTTTGAGAAGGTTGGCAGAGCAAGCAAAGCGGGAACGGTGCCGCATCACATGAATCCTATAATTAACGGTACCAATTATGTgagattttttattaattaaataaagaaaaatagaGAAGGAGGTCACTCAAGATTTCAGtttttcaatttcatcatataATAACTAAACCTTTTCGTAATAAACTTGTTTCAACATGCTTAAATAAATACTTCACTAATTATAGATGGAGAATTCACTAATTTGATTGAAATGTGTTACGGAGgatatgaaaatatttttaaaattttgtaattttctgaattttttattaaatatatatttatgaaaaCCTAAATAAAAAGTAAATGGAAAATGTCTCAAAACATTAGAAAATAAGACCCAAATAAGTTTAAAATTCAATATTCCTAGGCTTCAATTTCAATTGCAGCTGAAAATTAAAAGAAACCCAACTTCTCAATgtttcaaattaacatttaattcgaaataaaattgaatttgaaaatttttcaataCCAAATTGAAATGTTTAGTTTAGTATTAATTCAAATatatttatcataaaatattaattttgatccCAATGAAATTTGgtgtttataaattttattattttattatattaagtgACGATATAATACATCATTAATTCTCTTGGATATCGCTTTAATCACCTATACATtgcacattattttattattggtGACAATAAAATGATCAAATACAAAATCTTATATCATTACGTGACTCAACTAGTTGTCACCGTATACGAATTATATTATGACATTATATTTTGTTGTTATCATATTCTTAATAATATGTTATGAATAAAAATACGTCTCTTTTAACTTTTAATGACACACTTAACGTGACGAATGCCATGATGATATAAATGTAATTTTCAACGACAATTTTTAAATGCCATTAATGAGCAAATttgttgtattgaattatgacCACAAAACATATACATGTCTTATACTTCTTGCAGATACAAAAGAACATCTCAATATAGTTGGAGGATTCAAACGATAATTCCAAGTAGAGCAAATGAGGTAAATTCATCTTCTATTGAAAGTCATCTTGATAAGCTAATTTCACTCGTTGAACAATTAGTTTTAGGAAATAGTCAACATGTTACAGCATGTGGTATATGCGCTAATTATGGCCACCAAATTGATTCATGCCCTATACTTCTTAAAGATGCAAACAAAAATGCCAATACAATTGTAGGATTTCTCGATTGGCCAAAATGGAGATATGACCCCTATGTCAATACTTACAATCATAGATGAAGGTATTATGTAATAGTatgtttttcagtggtgttgaaAAACGGTTATTTTGGAACCCATTTCTGATGTTCGAGCTTGTAAATattgttatttaatatttacgaggttaGAATAAAGGTTAACTGAATTTTGGTCCCTTAATTTTGTTAGATGGATAATTAATTAAGAtacaatgactaatttgtaaaagtgatCAAAgttaatttctttctaattaatcCAAGGACCACTTGAACAAATGGACCCTTCAAATTACTCCAAATAGTGGTGGCGGATAGCTAGAATCCACTAACTTTGCTAATTGTGATTAAATCCtaattaattaagatttaattaattaattatgtttaattaaaagttaaactatgtataaaagttaaattaaaagaaaatgttagCTCAATTAATCAATCCAAAATCGCCAAGAGGGAGGTAAATTGGCTTCTAAAAAATTGTGGAagcttgaaagaaaaaaaaattagaacaATTGAACATAACGATTTAGAGTGGTTCGACCCTAATTGCCTattccactaccttagctttccactGCTAAGGATTTTCTCAAATTCATTAATTTGATTAACTTTTGAGGgcaaggtttaaccttacaactccCTTAAAGTTTTTACCCAAACCTTAAGATATAACCTCTTAAAGAGTGAAACAAATAAGCAAACTAAGAATTAATCCTTACAAGATTGAATTGTTTGCCAATTGAGcacaaatgaaaaaagaaaacacTTGGGCTAAATGAATAACAATGAAAACTTATAAGTGTGTATAAGAAAAGTATGAAAATTTAAGCACAAAGGTTGTTTGATTGAAATTTGGGCTTGGACAATCTCTCTTATTGTTGTAGACCTTTTGGAAGCTGGTATTTATACCCTTTAAATGATTTCCAACTATTGTGGTTGTTGAGAAATTGAATAGAGCCGTTGGGGATGAAATAACCTGTGCATTAATGTCACTTGCAACAATAGGAATCGATACTTTTTCTATAGGTATTGATACTATTAGCATTTAATGCCCAATTTAGTGATCGTTGGAGCTATCGACATCGATATCAAGGGAAATTTATCGATACCAAATAAAAGGTATCAATACTGTATTGATACTTGATAAATACTTTAAAAGTCTGAATGCCAATTTTGTTTCAATACTGAAAAAGGTATCTGTAATAGCACATTTTCAACTGTACCGAAAATGGTGGTTCCCGTTTACCAATGATTGAGTCAAtaagttttaatatttaatatcttTTAGTCTATTATAGTATTATGTGAAATTCTGCTTTGTTAATTTGATTGATGGACTAATCTATTTTAGTATAGGGATAAAATAGTATAGGTGGTAAAACTTAACCATTATGGATTTCTTTCGGTTGTAGTAACATGATAATCTATTAGGGACTGAATCAATAATTCAACCATTTTCATAGTTAATAGTCGGACAAATGTTGGTTTTTACCTTACCTGTAATGATgctaattttaattaatacttaAATTAGACACACAGATATATATGGTAACATAGTTGatgtgtaacagtccggttttgaccctagtcgaaatagtgatttcggaaccacaaatccgagtcaaaaaaatattttaaatattatttttcgtgtttatgatatgttaatgagaatgtgtgaaagtctcgtatgaaaatttgaatgtttgtgtgcttaattttgaaaaaagacctaattgcataaaatataaaagtttcctGTTGTTTGTTagaagtgcctatttgatttggcttattatttgagaggtccttatgtggttattataccatttacatggttaatggacatatATGACCTTGATATGCATGATTTGTTAGTGTTATAATTCATGgataaaattgtaaaatgt encodes:
- the LOC108460952 gene encoding protein DOWNSTREAM OF FLC-like; translated protein: MAKVLLFIALCVLPALVSATRILNNQLVVEGYVYCDTCRAGFETPKTRRLADAMVKLVCSDRKTGGVVFEKEGYTDKTGKYQIRVSEDHLDQICDAVLVKSPQLGCATMSPGRERARVILTNSNGISSTTRYANSMGFMVDKAEAGCAEMMKMYREDEEDV